In one window of Caenimonas aquaedulcis DNA:
- a CDS encoding 3'-5' exonuclease, producing the protein MSWPVLVFDIESIPDIAGLRALRGDPQESTDAQVYARWVEERKEKGQGDFMPHYLQRVLVISCVFRNAEGLRVHSFVDRDNASEAKVIQTFFNTLEKHVPQLVSWNGGGFDLPVLHYRGLRHGVVADKYWDMGDDDREFKWNNYISRYHMRHLDLMDLLAMYQPRANAPLDAMAKLCGFPGKLGMDGSQVYSAFLDGKLEEIRRYCETDVMNTYLVYCRFQKMRGGLTEAEYDQEVALVKESLGNLAPTEPHWQEYLAAWR; encoded by the coding sequence ATGAGTTGGCCTGTCCTTGTTTTTGACATCGAATCCATTCCGGACATCGCGGGGCTGCGCGCGTTGAGGGGCGATCCGCAGGAGTCGACGGACGCGCAGGTCTACGCGCGCTGGGTCGAAGAACGCAAGGAAAAGGGGCAGGGCGATTTCATGCCCCACTACCTGCAGCGCGTGCTCGTCATCAGCTGCGTGTTCCGCAATGCCGAGGGCTTGCGCGTCCATTCCTTTGTCGACCGCGACAACGCGAGCGAGGCGAAGGTGATCCAGACCTTCTTCAACACGCTGGAAAAGCACGTGCCGCAGCTCGTGAGCTGGAACGGCGGCGGGTTCGACCTGCCCGTGCTGCACTACCGCGGGCTGCGCCACGGCGTGGTCGCCGACAAGTACTGGGACATGGGCGACGACGACCGCGAGTTCAAATGGAACAACTACATCTCGCGCTACCACATGCGCCACCTGGACCTGATGGACCTGCTGGCGATGTACCAGCCGCGCGCCAATGCGCCGCTCGATGCGATGGCCAAGCTGTGCGGCTTTCCGGGCAAGCTGGGCATGGACGGTTCGCAGGTCTATTCGGCCTTCCTGGACGGCAAGCTCGAAGAGATCCGCCGCTACTGCGAGACCGACGTGATGAACACCTACCTCGTGTACTGCCGCTTCCAGAAGATGCGCGGCGGCCTCACCGAGGCGGAATATGACCAGGAAGTCGCGCTCGTGAAGGAGAGCCTCGGCAACCTGGCGCCCACGGAGCCGCACTGGCAGGAATACCTCGCGGCGTGGCGCTGA
- the rpoS gene encoding RNA polymerase sigma factor RpoS has translation MTKRNGSTKPAAPLATNGSAGALPEAPPDGVPVETDAQADLNPRDIPAEIAGESSDTLTLYLREVRRTELFTPDEEFQTATRARAGDFAARQSMIEHNLRLVVSIAKGYLGRGVPLSDLIEEGNLGLMHAIDKFEPERGFRFSTYATWWIRQSVERAVMNQGRVIRLPVHVVRELQQVLRARRTLENDPAFAAARNGFEGEGVRVEDVAALLGRDVHEVAQLLAMAETPKSLDATVDRSEDEHTLGDSMADELAVDPTGVTQNHEVEKLLANWIDALSGREKEVLEGRFGLHDREPETLEVLSDRLGLTRERVRQIQNEALSKLKRHMARNGVTKEALF, from the coding sequence ATGACGAAGCGCAACGGCAGCACCAAACCGGCGGCTCCGCTTGCGACGAATGGAAGCGCGGGTGCGTTGCCCGAGGCGCCGCCCGACGGTGTGCCCGTCGAGACGGATGCGCAGGCGGACCTCAACCCGCGGGACATCCCGGCGGAGATCGCCGGCGAGTCCAGCGACACGCTGACGCTGTACCTGCGCGAGGTGCGCCGCACCGAGCTCTTCACGCCCGACGAGGAATTCCAGACGGCGACGCGCGCGCGCGCCGGCGACTTCGCCGCGCGGCAGTCCATGATCGAACACAACCTGCGCCTCGTGGTGAGCATCGCCAAGGGCTACCTCGGACGTGGCGTGCCGCTCTCGGACCTGATCGAGGAAGGCAACCTCGGCCTGATGCATGCGATCGACAAGTTCGAACCGGAGCGCGGTTTCCGCTTTTCCACCTATGCGACCTGGTGGATCCGCCAGTCGGTCGAGCGCGCGGTCATGAACCAGGGCCGCGTGATCCGCTTGCCCGTTCACGTCGTGCGCGAGTTGCAGCAGGTGCTGCGCGCGCGCCGCACGCTGGAGAACGACCCCGCATTCGCCGCGGCGCGCAATGGGTTCGAGGGTGAGGGCGTGCGCGTGGAAGACGTGGCGGCGCTGCTGGGCCGCGACGTGCACGAGGTCGCGCAGCTGCTGGCGATGGCGGAGACGCCGAAGTCGCTCGACGCCACCGTGGATCGGTCCGAGGACGAGCACACGCTCGGCGACTCGATGGCCGACGAGCTGGCGGTCGACCCCACGGGCGTCACGCAGAACCACGAGGTGGAGAAGCTCCTGGCCAACTGGATCGATGCCCTGTCGGGCCGCGAGAAGGAAGTGCTGGAAGGCCGCTTCGGCCTGCACGACCGCGAGCCTGAGACGCTGGAAGTGCTGAGCGACCGCCTGGGCCTCACGCGCGAACGCGTACGGCAGATCCAGAACGAGGCGCTGTCGAAGCTGAAGCGCCACATGGCGCGCAACGGCGTGACCAAGGAGGCTCTTTTCTAG
- a CDS encoding peptidoglycan DD-metalloendopeptidase family protein encodes MLEMRNRGWMWTAALAAAWLAGCASSSRAPAPVEDRSAGVRPAPAIVEPAKGAPGSENAGKPGYYTVRPGDTLIRIALDSGQNWRDVARWNSIDNPNVIEVGQVLRVIPPAAAAEVAVSRPVASNTLPSASIPVPPATGSSAPRTGASAAVAPPVAAPASSTVASVPPVVPTPAPAGEEDVPWAWPTPAGGAVLAGFDEQRNKGLDIAGKTGDPVLASADGRVVYAGAGLRGYGNLIILKHNNTYLSAYAHNQTLLVKEDQTVRKGQKIAEMGNSDADRVKLHFEIRRQGKPVDPARYLPAR; translated from the coding sequence ATGCTGGAGATGCGCAACAGGGGTTGGATGTGGACGGCGGCACTCGCGGCGGCATGGCTCGCGGGGTGTGCCTCCAGCTCCCGCGCGCCTGCACCGGTGGAAGACCGCAGCGCCGGGGTGCGCCCCGCCCCCGCGATCGTGGAGCCCGCCAAAGGCGCGCCCGGTTCGGAGAATGCAGGCAAGCCTGGTTACTACACCGTGCGTCCCGGCGATACGCTGATCCGCATCGCGCTCGACAGCGGGCAGAACTGGCGCGATGTCGCGCGCTGGAACAGCATCGACAACCCCAACGTGATCGAAGTGGGGCAGGTGCTTCGCGTCATCCCGCCCGCTGCTGCCGCCGAAGTCGCGGTGTCGAGGCCGGTCGCGAGCAACACCTTGCCGAGCGCATCGATTCCCGTGCCGCCCGCCACCGGTTCCAGCGCCCCGCGCACGGGCGCATCCGCGGCCGTGGCGCCGCCGGTTGCCGCGCCGGCGTCCTCGACCGTCGCGAGCGTTCCGCCCGTGGTGCCCACGCCCGCGCCGGCGGGCGAGGAGGACGTGCCTTGGGCCTGGCCGACGCCCGCGGGCGGCGCCGTGCTGGCGGGCTTCGACGAGCAGCGCAACAAGGGCCTCGACATCGCGGGCAAAACGGGCGACCCCGTACTGGCCTCGGCGGATGGGCGCGTGGTGTATGCCGGCGCAGGGTTGCGCGGATACGGCAACCTCATCATCCTCAAGCACAACAACACTTACCTGTCCGCCTACGCGCACAACCAGACGCTGCTGGTCAAGGAAGACCAGACCGTGCGCAAGGGCCAGAAGATCGCGGAGATGGGCAACAGCGACGCCGACCGCGTGAAGCTGCACTTCGAGATCCGGCGGCAAGGCAAGCCGGTCGACCCGGCCCGGTACCTACCGGCGAGGTAG
- a CDS encoding protein-L-isoaspartate(D-aspartate) O-methyltransferase: MTRRPGFPAKLDSGPSRGAAPRPNAPQPSRSALDRTLPPGGLGLDSQAVRTRMVEKLAAQGISDARVLGAMGAVERHRFVDTALITQAYEDTSLPIGLGQTISKPNVVARMIELLLGGRTDAQGRLGRVLEIGTGCGYQAAVLARVASEVYSIERLRGLHDKARENLRTFRLANVHLLFGDGMVGYAKGAPYAGIIAAAGGQSVPQAWIDQLAVGGRIVAPTVMADGKQALVVLEKTPHEMKQCVLEAVHFVPLKSGIA; encoded by the coding sequence ATGACGCGGCGCCCCGGGTTTCCGGCGAAGCTGGACTCCGGTCCCTCGCGCGGTGCCGCACCGCGCCCCAACGCGCCGCAGCCTTCGCGCAGTGCGTTGGACCGAACCCTGCCTCCAGGCGGCCTCGGCCTCGACTCGCAGGCGGTGCGCACGCGCATGGTCGAGAAGCTCGCGGCGCAGGGCATCTCCGACGCGCGCGTTCTCGGCGCCATGGGCGCGGTGGAGCGGCATCGCTTCGTCGACACGGCGCTCATCACGCAGGCCTACGAAGACACCAGCCTGCCCATCGGCCTGGGCCAGACGATCTCCAAGCCGAACGTCGTCGCGCGGATGATCGAATTGCTGCTCGGCGGGCGCACGGATGCGCAGGGCCGGCTCGGTCGCGTGCTGGAGATCGGCACGGGTTGCGGCTACCAGGCGGCGGTGCTCGCACGCGTGGCGAGCGAGGTGTACAGCATCGAGCGCCTGCGGGGCCTGCACGACAAGGCGCGCGAGAACCTGCGCACGTTTCGCCTCGCCAATGTCCACCTGCTCTTCGGTGACGGCATGGTGGGGTATGCGAAGGGCGCGCCTTATGCGGGCATCATCGCCGCGGCGGGCGGGCAGTCGGTGCCCCAGGCGTGGATCGACCAGTTGGCGGTCGGGGGACGCATCGTTGCGCCGACGGTGATGGCGGATGGCAAGCAGGCGCTCGTCGTGCTCGAGAAAACGCCGCATGAAATGAAACAATGTGTTCTTGAGGCCGTGCACTTTGTCCCCCTAAAATCAGGCATCGCTTGA
- the surE gene encoding 5'/3'-nucleotidase SurE: MKILLSNDDGYQAPGLVALYEAIKDLGDVEVVAPEHNNSAKSNALTLHSPLYVHQGANGFRYVNGTPADCVHVALTGLLGYRPDIVVSGINNGANMGDDTIYSGTVGAAMEGYLFGIPAIAFSQTEKGWAHVDAAARKARDLVQQVIADDNAAGKLWLLNVNIPNRPYEELKPFRICRLGRRHAAEKVISQPSPHGETMYWIGGAGAAKDGADGTDFHATAQGHVSVTPLKVDLTDHDALAQWNWLSREQAGSR, encoded by the coding sequence ATGAAAATCCTGCTTTCCAACGACGACGGCTACCAGGCGCCCGGCCTCGTCGCGCTCTACGAGGCGATCAAGGATCTCGGCGATGTCGAGGTCGTCGCGCCCGAGCACAACAACAGCGCGAAGTCCAATGCGCTCACCTTGCACTCGCCGCTGTACGTGCACCAGGGCGCCAACGGCTTTCGCTACGTCAACGGCACGCCGGCCGACTGCGTGCACGTCGCGCTCACCGGCCTGCTCGGCTACCGGCCCGACATCGTGGTGAGCGGCATCAACAACGGCGCGAACATGGGCGACGACACCATCTATTCCGGTACCGTCGGCGCTGCGATGGAGGGATATCTCTTCGGCATTCCGGCGATCGCGTTCTCGCAGACCGAGAAGGGATGGGCGCATGTCGATGCCGCTGCGCGCAAGGCGCGCGACCTCGTGCAGCAGGTGATCGCGGACGACAACGCCGCGGGCAAGCTGTGGCTGCTGAACGTGAACATCCCGAACCGGCCCTACGAAGAGCTGAAGCCCTTTCGCATCTGCCGTCTCGGCCGCCGTCATGCGGCGGAGAAGGTGATCTCGCAGCCCAGCCCGCACGGCGAGACGATGTACTGGATCGGCGGCGCCGGCGCGGCGAAGGATGGCGCCGACGGCACGGACTTCCATGCGACGGCGCAAGGCCATGTCTCGGTGACGCCGCTGAAGGTGGACCTCACCGACCACGATGCGCTCGCCCAATGGAACTGGTTGTCTCGCGAGCAGGCGGGCAGCCGATGA
- a CDS encoding NADPH:quinone oxidoreductase family protein, producing MHAWLCENPVGVDALQWKEMPTPQPKAGQVLIEIKAASLNFPDLLIVQNKYQIKPPLPFVPGSEYAGNIVAVGEGVTHLKVGQAVACLSGTGGFGTHTIAPAALCMPLPPGFPHVDAAAFIMIYATSYHALVDRAQLKAGETVLVLGAAGGVGTSAIQIAKTMGARVIAAASTDEKCELCKSIGADATINYTRENLRDAIKALTDGKGPDVIYDPVGGDFAEPAFRSIAWRGRYLVVGFASGPIPSLPLNLALLKGASLVGVFWGDFAKREPQANGAMMMELAKWYAQGKIKPVIDRTMPMAELKAAYAHMGSRGVKGKLVMVN from the coding sequence ATGCATGCCTGGCTATGCGAAAACCCCGTCGGCGTCGATGCGCTGCAATGGAAAGAGATGCCGACCCCGCAGCCGAAAGCGGGACAGGTGCTGATCGAGATCAAGGCGGCAAGCCTCAACTTCCCCGACCTGCTCATCGTCCAGAACAAGTACCAGATCAAGCCGCCGCTGCCCTTCGTGCCGGGATCGGAATACGCAGGCAACATCGTGGCGGTCGGCGAAGGCGTCACGCACCTGAAGGTCGGCCAGGCCGTCGCCTGCCTCTCGGGAACCGGAGGGTTCGGCACGCATACGATCGCCCCCGCGGCACTGTGCATGCCGCTGCCGCCGGGATTCCCGCACGTCGATGCCGCAGCCTTCATCATGATCTATGCGACGTCCTACCACGCACTGGTCGACCGCGCGCAACTGAAGGCGGGCGAAACGGTGCTCGTGCTGGGCGCCGCGGGTGGCGTCGGCACCTCCGCGATCCAGATCGCGAAGACGATGGGCGCGCGGGTCATCGCCGCGGCCTCGACCGACGAGAAATGCGAACTGTGCAAGTCCATCGGCGCGGACGCGACGATCAACTACACCCGCGAGAACCTGCGCGATGCCATCAAGGCGCTCACGGACGGGAAGGGTCCGGACGTCATCTACGACCCGGTGGGCGGCGACTTCGCGGAGCCCGCGTTCCGCTCGATCGCCTGGCGCGGGCGCTACCTCGTCGTCGGCTTCGCCTCCGGGCCGATTCCCTCGCTCCCGCTGAACCTGGCGCTGCTCAAGGGCGCGTCGCTGGTCGGCGTGTTCTGGGGCGATTTCGCGAAGCGCGAGCCGCAGGCCAACGGCGCGATGATGATGGAACTCGCGAAGTGGTATGCGCAGGGCAAGATCAAGCCCGTGATCGACCGCACCATGCCCATGGCCGAGCTCAAGGCCGCCTATGCGCACATGGGTTCGCGCGGCGTGAAGGGCAAGCTCGTGATGGTCAACTGA
- a CDS encoding SurA N-terminal domain-containing protein codes for MFDFVRKHTKIMQFLLFLLIFPSFVLVGINGYNRMQEKGEAVAKVDGHEIRQGDWDAAHKQQVDRLRQKMPDLDAKVLESPAARYSTLEQLIHDRVLAAAAEKMHLQVSDQRFKRILAADKSLDAFYNAEGKLDSQRFMAATGMSPEQFRANLMNDMAARQVLAGAGGTAFATAAQTNAVLDAYFEKREAQFARFAAADYASRVNPTDAELEAYYKANTAQFQSAEHAAIEYIVLDIETIRKSIAVNEQDLKTYFEQNQARLAGPEERRASHILVKSKQKAEELLAAVKKAPDSFADLARKNSEDPGTKDRGGDLDFFTRGAMAKPFEDAVFGMKKGDIAGPVETQFGWHVIKLTDLKVPKVRTFEEMKPELEAELRKQQAPRKFSEAAEAFTDTVYQQPDSLKPAADKLKLDIQKADVRRTPTPGATGALSNAKFLAALFSPDSLEKKHNTESIEVAPSTLVSGRVVQYSPARTVAFAEVKDQVRERVVAARSAELAKKDGMEKLAAWKANPASATLPPAVTVSRQDMQKQPAPLVDAAMRADPTALPALSGVDLGENGYAIVKVNKVLPREAPPANKAAQERAQFAQALGTAENAVYYNVLKERLKVQMKVPKPPMAPDLQ; via the coding sequence ATGTTCGATTTCGTCCGCAAGCACACCAAGATCATGCAGTTCCTGCTGTTCCTGCTGATCTTCCCTTCGTTCGTGCTGGTGGGGATCAACGGGTACAACCGCATGCAGGAAAAGGGCGAGGCCGTCGCCAAGGTGGACGGCCATGAGATCCGACAGGGCGATTGGGATGCCGCGCACAAGCAGCAGGTCGACCGGCTGCGACAGAAGATGCCCGACCTGGATGCGAAGGTGCTGGAGTCCCCGGCCGCGCGCTATTCGACGCTCGAGCAGTTGATCCATGACCGCGTGCTGGCTGCGGCGGCGGAAAAGATGCACCTGCAGGTGTCGGACCAGCGCTTCAAGCGCATCCTCGCGGCGGACAAGAGCCTGGACGCGTTCTACAACGCGGAAGGCAAGCTCGACTCGCAGCGCTTCATGGCCGCCACCGGCATGAGCCCTGAGCAGTTCCGCGCCAACCTCATGAACGACATGGCCGCGCGCCAGGTGCTGGCGGGCGCGGGCGGCACGGCTTTCGCCACGGCTGCACAGACGAATGCAGTACTGGACGCCTACTTCGAGAAGCGCGAGGCGCAGTTCGCCCGTTTCGCCGCCGCGGACTACGCCTCACGCGTCAACCCGACGGATGCCGAACTCGAGGCCTACTACAAGGCGAACACCGCGCAGTTCCAGTCGGCCGAACACGCCGCGATCGAGTACATCGTGCTCGACATCGAGACCATCCGGAAATCCATCGCGGTCAACGAGCAGGACTTGAAGACCTACTTCGAGCAGAACCAGGCGCGCCTCGCGGGACCGGAAGAGCGCCGTGCGAGCCACATCCTGGTCAAGTCGAAGCAGAAGGCCGAGGAATTGCTTGCCGCGGTGAAGAAGGCGCCGGACAGCTTCGCCGACCTCGCCAGGAAGAACTCGGAAGACCCCGGCACGAAGGACAGGGGCGGTGACCTGGACTTCTTCACGCGCGGCGCGATGGCCAAGCCTTTCGAGGACGCGGTGTTCGGCATGAAGAAAGGCGACATCGCCGGGCCGGTGGAAACCCAGTTCGGCTGGCACGTCATCAAGCTCACGGACCTGAAGGTGCCCAAGGTCCGTACCTTCGAGGAGATGAAGCCCGAGCTCGAGGCGGAGCTGCGCAAGCAGCAGGCGCCGCGCAAGTTCTCCGAAGCGGCCGAGGCCTTCACGGACACCGTGTACCAGCAGCCCGACAGCCTCAAGCCCGCCGCCGACAAGCTCAAGCTCGACATCCAGAAGGCGGACGTGCGCCGCACGCCCACGCCGGGGGCGACCGGCGCCTTGTCGAATGCGAAATTCCTGGCGGCGCTGTTCTCGCCGGACAGCCTGGAGAAAAAGCACAACACCGAATCCATCGAGGTCGCGCCCAGCACGCTGGTGTCCGGGCGCGTGGTGCAGTACTCGCCCGCGCGCACCGTCGCGTTCGCCGAAGTGAAGGACCAGGTTCGGGAGCGCGTGGTCGCCGCCCGCTCGGCGGAACTGGCGAAAAAGGACGGCATGGAGAAGCTCGCTGCGTGGAAGGCCAACCCTGCCTCGGCGACGCTGCCGCCAGCGGTCACGGTCTCGCGCCAGGACATGCAGAAGCAACCCGCCCCCCTGGTCGATGCCGCCATGCGCGCCGACCCGACGGCACTCCCAGCGCTGTCGGGGGTCGATCTCGGCGAGAACGGCTATGCCATCGTGAAGGTGAACAAGGTGCTGCCGCGCGAGGCGCCACCGGCCAACAAGGCGGCGCAGGAACGCGCGCAGTTCGCGCAGGCACTGGGCACCGCCGAAAATGCGGTGTACTACAACGTCCTGAAAGAGCGCCTGAAGGTGCAGATGAAGGTGCCCAAGCCCCCGATGGCGCCGGACCTGCAGTGA
- a CDS encoding HU family DNA-binding protein — MNKTELIEHIAKHADISKAAATRALESMIGAVKTTLKKGGSVSLVGFGTFAVGKRAARSGRNPRTGAAIKIKAAKVPKFRPGKALKDALN, encoded by the coding sequence GTGAACAAGACAGAACTCATCGAGCACATCGCAAAGCATGCCGACATCTCCAAGGCCGCAGCCACGCGCGCGCTGGAATCGATGATCGGCGCCGTCAAGACCACACTAAAAAAAGGCGGCTCGGTCTCGCTCGTGGGTTTCGGCACCTTCGCCGTGGGTAAACGCGCAGCCCGTAGCGGCCGCAATCCCCGCACCGGCGCAGCGATTAAAATCAAGGCAGCCAAGGTGCCGAAGTTCCGTCCCGGCAAGGCGCTGAAGGATGCGCTGAACTGA
- a CDS encoding tartrate dehydrogenase has protein sequence MSRKRIAVIAGDGIGKETMPEGVRVMEAAASKFGIDLHFDHFDFSSWDYYEKHGKMMPDNWKDLVGGHDAIYFGAVGWPEKIADHVSLWGSLLLFRREFDQYVNLRPARLMPGIIAPVVRRDGSARQPGEIDMYIVRENTEGEYSAVGGRMYPGTEREIVMQETIMSRVGVDRVLKFAFELAKARPKKHLTSATKSNGIAITMPYWDERVAEMAKAYPGVNVDKFHIDILTAHFVQRPDFFDVVVASNLFGDILSDLGPACTGTIGIAPSANLNPDRKFPSLFEPVHGSAPDIAGKNIANPIGQIWCGAMMLEFLGRKDAHDAVLAAIEKVLAPGSGAPRTGDLGGKASTTDVGRAIAQAL, from the coding sequence ATGAGCAGGAAACGAATCGCAGTCATCGCCGGCGACGGCATCGGCAAGGAAACCATGCCCGAGGGCGTGCGCGTGATGGAGGCGGCGGCGAGCAAGTTCGGCATCGACCTGCACTTCGACCACTTCGACTTCTCGAGCTGGGACTACTACGAGAAACACGGCAAGATGATGCCGGACAACTGGAAGGACCTGGTGGGCGGGCACGACGCGATCTACTTCGGCGCGGTGGGCTGGCCCGAGAAGATCGCCGACCACGTGTCGCTGTGGGGCTCGCTCCTGCTGTTCCGGCGCGAGTTCGACCAGTACGTCAACCTGCGCCCCGCGCGCCTCATGCCCGGCATCATCGCGCCGGTGGTCCGGCGCGACGGCAGCGCGCGCCAGCCCGGCGAGATCGACATGTACATCGTGCGCGAGAACACCGAGGGCGAATACTCCGCCGTCGGCGGGCGGATGTACCCCGGCACGGAGCGCGAAATCGTCATGCAGGAGACCATCATGTCGCGCGTGGGCGTCGACCGCGTGCTGAAATTCGCTTTCGAGCTTGCGAAGGCGCGCCCGAAGAAGCATTTGACGTCGGCCACCAAGTCCAACGGCATCGCGATCACGATGCCCTACTGGGACGAACGCGTGGCCGAGATGGCCAAGGCGTATCCCGGCGTGAACGTGGACAAGTTCCACATCGACATCCTCACCGCGCACTTCGTGCAGCGGCCCGACTTCTTCGACGTCGTGGTGGCGAGCAACCTCTTCGGCGACATCCTGAGCGATCTCGGGCCCGCGTGCACGGGCACCATCGGCATCGCGCCGAGCGCGAACCTGAACCCGGACCGAAAGTTTCCCTCGCTGTTCGAACCGGTGCACGGCTCCGCGCCGGACATCGCGGGAAAGAACATCGCCAACCCCATCGGGCAGATCTGGTGCGGCGCGATGATGCTGGAATTCCTCGGGCGCAAGGACGCGCACGATGCCGTGCTCGCCGCGATCGAAAAGGTGCTCGCGCCCGGAAGCGGGGCGCCGCGCACCGGCGACCTGGGCGGCAAGGCGAGCACCACGGACGTCGGCCGCGCGATCGCGCAAGCGCTGTAG
- a CDS encoding alpha/beta fold hydrolase translates to MLEQFEDFHVERGGVRLRCRAGGRGAPLLLLHGHPQTHAMWHRVAPVLARQHSVVMMDLRGYGDSGRPPAGEDSAAYAKREMALDALQVMRARGFAEFQVLAHDRGARVAHRLAADHPAAVSRLMLLDVAPTLGMYEHTSLEFATAYWHWFFLVQPPPLPEALIESDPVRYLRSVMGKRHAGLGAFAPEALAEYERCIVLPGTAQGICADYRASAGIDLVHDRADLAAQRLLAQPLRVLWGEHGAVGRCFDVPALWRERAQQFTGRALPCGHYIAEEAPALLLDEALEFFRS, encoded by the coding sequence ATGCTGGAGCAGTTCGAAGACTTTCACGTGGAGCGGGGCGGCGTGCGCCTGCGCTGCCGTGCGGGTGGCCGGGGCGCGCCGCTGCTGCTGCTCCACGGGCATCCGCAAACCCATGCGATGTGGCATCGGGTGGCGCCGGTCTTGGCGCGGCAGCACAGCGTGGTAATGATGGACTTGCGCGGCTATGGCGACTCCGGGCGGCCGCCGGCCGGGGAGGACAGTGCCGCCTATGCCAAGCGGGAAATGGCACTGGATGCGCTTCAGGTCATGCGCGCGCGCGGATTCGCCGAATTCCAGGTGCTTGCGCACGACCGGGGCGCGCGTGTCGCGCATCGCCTGGCAGCGGACCATCCCGCTGCCGTCTCGCGGCTGATGCTGCTCGACGTTGCCCCCACGCTCGGCATGTACGAGCACACCTCGCTCGAGTTCGCGACGGCTTACTGGCACTGGTTCTTCCTGGTGCAGCCGCCGCCCCTGCCGGAAGCGCTGATCGAATCCGACCCGGTGCGCTACCTGCGCAGTGTCATGGGCAAGCGGCACGCCGGCCTCGGTGCATTCGCGCCCGAGGCGCTCGCCGAATACGAACGCTGCATCGTCCTTCCAGGCACGGCGCAGGGGATCTGCGCGGACTATCGCGCGAGCGCGGGCATCGATCTCGTGCACGACCGCGCCGACCTCGCGGCGCAGCGCCTGCTGGCGCAACCGCTGCGCGTGCTCTGGGGCGAGCACGGCGCCGTGGGCCGATGCTTCGACGTGCCGGCGCTCTGGCGCGAGCGCGCGCAACAATTCACCGGACGCGCGTTGCCGTGCGGCCATTACATCGCCGAGGAGGCGCCGGCGCTGTTGCTGGACGAAGCCTTGGAATTTTTCAGGAGTTGA
- a CDS encoding LysR substrate-binding domain-containing protein, whose amino-acid sequence MLDREDLELLLAVRAHGSLSATAAAAGVVASVVTKKLAAIEARLGLPLFQRTTRRVVATAECEALCERAAPLLQSFTQLEADLQEGRTEPTGTIRLAATFGFGRLWLGPALADFQTLHPGLNVQLQLTEQLPNLAVDGYDGAVWLWSVQGRRASEWVGRRLARNQRVLVAAPSYLRRHAAPQSVADLEHHACLLVRENDQRFDTWPLRRERDKSESRVRVQGPLSSNSGELVRDWCIAGRGIMLRSLWDIAPQLASGQLVRVLPAWAMWDADIHWLAPHRAQTPKRVRLLIDFLAERFRGEPWKLKPAVRTAARANAPRGSRLAP is encoded by the coding sequence TTGCTCGACCGTGAGGACCTGGAATTGCTGCTTGCCGTGCGTGCGCACGGCAGCCTGTCGGCGACCGCCGCGGCTGCCGGCGTCGTGGCCTCGGTGGTCACGAAGAAGCTCGCGGCGATCGAAGCCCGCCTGGGCCTGCCGCTCTTCCAGCGCACCACCCGCCGCGTCGTGGCCACGGCCGAATGCGAAGCGCTCTGCGAACGGGCTGCGCCGCTGCTCCAGTCCTTCACCCAGCTCGAGGCCGACCTGCAGGAGGGGCGCACCGAACCCACTGGCACCATCCGCCTCGCTGCCACCTTCGGTTTCGGCCGCCTGTGGCTCGGCCCGGCGCTGGCGGACTTCCAGACCCTTCACCCCGGCCTGAACGTGCAGCTTCAACTGACGGAGCAATTGCCCAACCTCGCGGTGGACGGCTACGACGGCGCCGTGTGGCTGTGGTCGGTGCAGGGCCGCCGCGCCTCCGAATGGGTGGGCCGGCGCCTGGCCCGCAACCAGCGCGTGCTCGTCGCGGCGCCGTCGTACCTGCGGCGGCACGCGGCGCCGCAATCGGTCGCGGACCTGGAGCACCACGCCTGCCTGCTCGTGCGGGAAAACGACCAGCGATTCGACACCTGGCCGCTGCGCCGCGAACGCGACAAGTCGGAATCGCGCGTGCGCGTGCAGGGGCCGCTCAGCAGCAACTCCGGCGAGCTGGTGCGCGACTGGTGCATCGCCGGACGCGGGATCATGCTGCGCAGCCTGTGGGATATCGCGCCGCAACTCGCCTCCGGGCAACTGGTGCGCGTGTTGCCGGCCTGGGCGATGTGGGACGCGGACATCCACTGGCTCGCGCCGCACCGCGCGCAGACGCCCAAGCGCGTGCGCCTGCTGATCGACTTCCTCGCCGAGCGTTTTCGCGGCGAGCCCTGGAAGCTCAAGCCCGCGGTCAGGACGGCCGCGAGGGCGAACGCACCACGAGGCTCACGCCTAGCGCCGTGA